In Thermodesulfobacteriota bacterium, a single genomic region encodes these proteins:
- a CDS encoding ATP-binding protein, with protein sequence MSFEEALETTKIYSVSGLLPDHSSLYATRPFRAPHHTISDAGLIGGGAIPKPGEVSLAHNGVLFLDELPEFRKNVLEVMRQPLEDGTVTISRASTSITYPANFMLVAAMNPCPCGYHGDLQKECTCTPIQIQKYRAKVSGPLLDRIDIHVEVPTVRYKELADEAGGEGSSLIKDRVNRAREIQKARFKRSKIHSNSQMSPSMVRRVSKPDEKGIKLLEMAIDKFGLSARAYDRILKVSRTIADLEGSENVLAHHISEAIQYRSLDRNVL encoded by the coding sequence ATGAGCTTCGAGGAGGCGCTTGAGACGACCAAGATTTATTCGGTCTCCGGTCTCCTCCCCGACCATTCATCGTTATACGCGACGAGGCCGTTCCGCGCCCCTCATCACACGATAAGCGACGCGGGTCTGATAGGTGGCGGCGCGATACCGAAGCCCGGAGAAGTCAGCCTCGCTCACAACGGAGTCCTCTTTCTCGATGAGCTTCCAGAGTTCCGTAAAAATGTATTGGAAGTCATGCGCCAGCCTTTGGAAGACGGCACGGTTACTATATCGAGGGCCTCTACCTCGATCACATACCCCGCTAACTTCATGCTCGTCGCTGCTATGAACCCCTGCCCCTGCGGCTATCACGGGGATCTCCAGAAAGAGTGCACGTGCACCCCTATCCAGATTCAGAAATACAGGGCCAAGGTCTCAGGGCCGCTCCTCGACAGGATAGACATACACGTTGAGGTCCCCACCGTCAGGTACAAGGAGCTGGCGGACGAAGCGGGAGGAGAAGGCTCGTCTCTTATCAAAGACCGCGTCAACCGCGCGCGTGAGATACAGAAGGCGAGGTTCAAGAGGTCGAAGATACACTCGAACTCGCAGATGTCCCCGTCGATGGTGAGGAGGGTGTCGAAACCCGACGAGAAGGGTATTAAGCTCCTCGAAATGGCGATTGACAAGTTCGGACTAAGCGCGAGAGCCTATGACAGGATTCTCAAGGTATCGAGAACGATAGCCGACCTCGAAGGCTCGGAAAACGTCCTTGCCCATCACATCTCGGAAGCGATACAGTACCGCTCGCTGGATAGAAACGTACTGTAG
- a CDS encoding transposase: protein MLQPGADNRAFNPGRCSLFSGKSVSEISREIGVTENTYYRWRNEQDGKRQVRTCSHVEY from the coding sequence ATGTTACAACCCGGAGCAGATAATAGGGCATTTAATCCAGGCAGATGTTCACTCTTCTCAGGGAAGAGCGTATCGGAGATATCCAGGGAGATAGGAGTAACGGAGAACACTTATTACCGCTGGCGAAATGAACAAGACGGGAAAAGGCAAGTGAGGACTTGCTCCCATGTGGAATACTAA
- a CDS encoding N-6 DNA methylase, which produces MLGGKITERTLYHPLMQILNENNASGISELRYNGEPDIVFEFLGEKWLLPVKIGQNNKILTNNLIQAERHRRESRINNCTLLFFPDSIRKTHPSEEAVERAVRNSECKIIVLSDLIQSEYISKFPEFLFELSTEIQVLKNQKQQKYFSLDFVVPILQTHLQDIMHSLKLQESQVMQVVADKSLFKSLGHIKADENQVVRFLAAYVFTSQILFLRLFQSALGKPQFIPPATRIKLRDAFNEILEINYEPIFSIDVLEAIPDAFIKDTYDLIHGLRIENIKYELPGRIFHELLPPEIRKMLAAFYTRPYAADILAGLSINDYNARIFDPACGSGTILVSAYKRKKQLAFDEHLLHKKFCEEDIHGADIMPFAVHLTVTNLASLDVATTINETRITEADSLKLFVGDKYTAGVRIGELFPSLVKGKKAKGGEHEFKLNEMDAVLMNPPFTKVERGIGKYILMNRFKDECGGEVGLWGHFIFLADNFLRPGGILGAVIPINVLRGRESAKVREFLFSEYTPLYILKLVNNYAFSEGAEYRDIIFIAQKKKPLDGHKVKFCLIKRDITKFLDKDIKSIITQIKTQEHLRSNELDINSETVADIRSRMDNLMWFIGISDFVGKDSITQFFPEILSNLRKFPNSYSKEGYRFAEGISKAILATRRLSDARVEKAFLFFDKEDKNNISARTHSGIHYSLEKDAFVPGLRTTVSLNNMDITSSLDYIACSSYKEFLRVKKACGFNGKVNWTVIQDALSKIKTNIAIARRINPFSPNIHLVSFFSPVYFHPGDQFKVILENDINTAKAICVLLNSILFFAQFFLLKEESTGRQVDIRGSDFDEMYLYPNSKLHITSLAKIFNRFSNVDFPCLAEQFDKNFFARYEEWWEREMDRGEKHLISVLNKSVSPSDVRIDFDLAVLEALGISVKRKELIKLYEIFVNEMIITRGLKKD; this is translated from the coding sequence ATGTTAGGCGGGAAAATCACTGAAAGAACACTTTATCATCCTTTGATGCAAATTCTTAATGAAAATAATGCAAGTGGCATCAGTGAGTTAAGATATAATGGAGAGCCAGACATTGTTTTTGAATTCTTGGGTGAGAAATGGCTACTTCCAGTTAAAATTGGACAGAACAATAAGATTTTAACAAACAATTTAATACAAGCGGAAAGGCACAGAAGAGAATCCAGAATTAATAATTGCACTCTACTTTTTTTTCCAGATTCAATAAGAAAAACTCATCCATCTGAAGAAGCGGTCGAAAGAGCTGTTAGAAACAGCGAATGTAAAATAATTGTTCTTTCTGACTTAATACAAAGTGAATATATCAGTAAATTTCCTGAGTTCCTTTTTGAACTTTCTACTGAAATTCAAGTTCTTAAGAATCAGAAGCAACAAAAATATTTCTCGTTAGATTTTGTAGTCCCAATTTTACAAACACACCTCCAAGACATCATGCATAGCCTCAAACTTCAAGAAAGTCAAGTTATGCAGGTAGTAGCGGATAAATCTCTATTTAAATCTCTAGGACATATAAAAGCGGATGAGAATCAAGTAGTAAGATTTCTGGCAGCATATGTTTTTACAAGTCAAATTCTTTTCTTAAGGCTTTTTCAAAGTGCTTTGGGTAAACCGCAATTTATTCCGCCCGCTACACGTATAAAACTTAGAGACGCATTTAATGAAATTTTAGAAATAAATTATGAGCCTATATTTTCTATAGATGTTCTTGAAGCAATTCCAGATGCCTTTATTAAAGATACTTACGACCTTATACACGGTTTAAGGATTGAGAATATTAAGTACGAGCTTCCGGGACGGATTTTCCATGAGCTTCTTCCACCTGAGATAAGGAAAATGCTTGCAGCATTCTATACCAGACCCTATGCTGCGGATATTCTTGCGGGCCTATCCATCAATGATTATAACGCCAGGATTTTTGACCCTGCATGTGGTTCTGGAACAATATTGGTATCCGCATATAAAAGAAAAAAGCAATTAGCTTTTGATGAGCATCTTCTACACAAAAAGTTCTGTGAAGAAGATATACACGGTGCTGATATTATGCCTTTTGCTGTCCATCTTACTGTAACTAATCTTGCATCCCTAGATGTGGCGACAACAATAAATGAAACACGGATTACTGAAGCTGATAGTTTGAAACTATTTGTGGGTGACAAATATACCGCAGGAGTAAGAATAGGAGAACTTTTCCCAAGTTTGGTAAAGGGCAAAAAAGCCAAAGGAGGCGAACATGAGTTTAAACTTAACGAAATGGATGCTGTTCTTATGAACCCACCTTTTACTAAAGTGGAAAGAGGTATAGGGAAATATATCTTAATGAATAGATTTAAGGATGAATGCGGTGGAGAAGTAGGTCTTTGGGGGCATTTCATTTTTCTTGCGGATAATTTTCTGCGCCCAGGAGGTATATTAGGTGCAGTTATTCCTATCAATGTACTACGAGGGAGAGAAAGTGCTAAGGTTCGTGAATTTTTGTTCTCGGAGTATACCCCCCTTTATATCTTGAAGCTCGTAAATAATTATGCCTTTTCTGAAGGAGCAGAATATAGAGATATTATTTTTATTGCACAGAAGAAAAAACCATTGGATGGCCATAAAGTAAAATTTTGTCTTATTAAGAGGGATATAACGAAATTTTTAGACAAAGACATAAAATCCATTATAACGCAAATAAAAACCCAAGAGCATCTTCGTTCTAATGAGCTCGATATAAACTCTGAGACTGTTGCTGATATACGTTCTAGAATGGACAATTTGATGTGGTTTATAGGTATTTCTGATTTCGTGGGTAAAGATTCTATAACTCAATTTTTTCCTGAGATTCTCAGTAATTTGAGGAAATTCCCTAATAGTTATTCTAAAGAGGGATATAGATTTGCAGAAGGTATTTCTAAAGCCATTTTAGCAACAAGAAGATTAAGTGATGCCAGAGTTGAAAAAGCATTTTTGTTTTTTGATAAAGAGGACAAAAATAATATTTCTGCTCGAACACATAGTGGAATACATTACAGTCTTGAAAAGGATGCGTTTGTTCCCGGTCTGCGCACTACGGTTTCTTTAAACAATATGGATATCACAAGCTCTCTAGATTACATTGCCTGTTCTTCTTATAAGGAATTTTTGAGAGTTAAGAAAGCATGTGGATTTAATGGAAAAGTTAATTGGACTGTAATACAAGATGCCCTTTCTAAAATCAAAACAAATATTGCCATTGCTCGTAGAATTAATCCATTTTCTCCCAATATACATCTTGTCTCTTTTTTTTCACCGGTTTATTTCCATCCCGGAGACCAATTTAAAGTTATATTAGAAAACGATATTAATACCGCCAAGGCAATTTGTGTCCTTTTAAATTCAATATTATTTTTTGCTCAGTTTTTTCTTTTAAAGGAAGAGAGCACTGGACGGCAAGTAGATATAAGGGGTTCAGATTTTGATGAGATGTATCTATATCCGAATTCTAAATTACATATCACGTCCCTTGCTAAAATATTTAACAGATTTAGCAATGTTGACTTTCCTTGTCTTGCTGAGCAATTTGATAAAAACTTTTTTGCCAGATATGAAGAGTGGTGGGAAAGAGAAATGGATAGGGGAGAAAAACACCTGATTTCTGTGTTAAACAAATCAGTGTCCCCTTCGGATGTTAGAATTGATTTTGATTTAGCTGTATTAGAAGCATTGGGTATATCAGTAAAGAGAAAGGAACTAATTAAGCTTTATGAAATCTTTGTAAATGAAATGATTATAACAAGGGGACTTAAAAAAGATTGA
- a CDS encoding inorganic phosphate transporter — MIDLLPVFLAAGLLFFLSFVNGGNDVSKAVATLAGAGLASVRGAIAWGTLWTVAGALAGLLWGGSLIKNINGSVYVESHDFYMPLALSVSVAPILWVALATWRGWPVSTTHAIVGGFVGAGLMAYGTGGIDWPHTFSKIALPLLASPFIAIALAWFLAPALEKSARLTNRVRLCLTPVPKLSLVASRGAITRQAEAPIDDCLVCDCDSPQAGLTHGVTLSVDNMHWLTSGMLSFSRGLNDAPKLVAVVVPFLMLGDLAAPAWLFIWGALAMGAGSWFAGKNITEVLGFNVTKMNHEEGFSANLVAAFLVVGASRFGLPVSTTHVSASSIMGVGLSRQKGLNINTVRTMLFAWLVTVPAAGLFAALIYMAGALL; from the coding sequence ATGATTGACTTATTACCTGTTTTTCTTGCGGCCGGGCTGCTGTTCTTCCTGTCGTTTGTCAATGGGGGGAACGATGTTTCGAAGGCCGTAGCCACACTCGCCGGAGCGGGGCTCGCTTCCGTCCGAGGCGCTATCGCATGGGGAACGCTCTGGACGGTGGCGGGCGCGCTCGCGGGGCTGCTTTGGGGCGGCTCGCTCATAAAAAATATCAACGGCAGCGTCTATGTCGAGTCTCATGATTTTTACATGCCGCTGGCACTCTCGGTATCTGTTGCGCCCATTCTCTGGGTCGCGCTGGCAACATGGCGAGGCTGGCCCGTATCCACGACTCACGCCATAGTCGGCGGGTTCGTCGGAGCGGGGTTAATGGCTTATGGAACGGGAGGCATCGACTGGCCCCACACCTTTTCAAAAATAGCGCTGCCGCTTCTGGCAAGCCCTTTTATAGCGATTGCTCTAGCGTGGTTTTTAGCGCCGGCGCTTGAGAAATCCGCCCGTCTTACCAATCGCGTAAGATTATGTTTGACCCCTGTGCCAAAGCTCTCGCTTGTAGCCTCACGCGGCGCTATAACTCGTCAGGCGGAGGCTCCTATAGACGATTGCCTCGTCTGCGACTGCGACAGCCCGCAGGCTGGCCTGACCCACGGCGTGACGTTGTCCGTCGACAATATGCACTGGCTTACCAGCGGAATGCTGTCCTTTTCACGAGGGCTGAACGATGCGCCGAAGCTGGTCGCCGTCGTCGTGCCATTCCTTATGCTCGGCGATCTTGCGGCCCCTGCGTGGCTGTTTATCTGGGGGGCGTTGGCTATGGGCGCAGGAAGCTGGTTCGCCGGAAAAAACATTACCGAGGTGCTTGGCTTTAATGTTACGAAGATGAACCATGAGGAAGGATTTTCCGCTAATCTGGTGGCCGCCTTTCTCGTGGTCGGGGCAAGCCGTTTCGGTCTTCCCGTTTCAACCACGCACGTTTCGGCGTCCTCGATCATGGGTGTAGGTCTTAGCCGGCAAAAGGGGCTTAACATAAATACGGTCAGGACGATGCTGTTCGCGTGGCTCGTGACCGTGCCGGCCGCGGGGCTGTTTGCCGCTCTCATTTATATGGCAGGTGCTTTATTATAA
- a CDS encoding recombinase family protein: MNKNHKKAVGYIRVSTTMQVKEGESLSTQRQQIEDFAKDKGWELVCIYADEGISGAKIEYRPDFKRLISDANQGKFEVVIFTKLSRFARNAREYMNLSHEMEKNGITLVSLKENIDPTTTTGRMIAGFLALLAEWERDTIKEQMHENKMARWKEQRTFIGKPPFGYYWNKEKKQLEINEDEAKVYNLLVDMYLNQKMSFQDMCIRLKKNGIKCKRANWSSTTISYILKNPAYYGNYIVNQYVYEDGGRGAGSKRSKKKKPNSEYIAYQIPPLIPKNQWNKIQEQTEFNKRKSKRSDKTDDLILRDVLICGRCGGRIKPRVGNIRRDGTAPRYYGCYWAGTSKKNLIASGRKKKCSLPYIYTKNIENAVWSDILMKFSLNPSKILEHLLNSKKHEDKINQLKETIARLESEFNKKERARNNLFKLTEEDEINIGELNDRLRINKDEILALKGSLDDTKLEYQELVSLNEGEKDILNFLHNNRNLKSKIRKAIFNLNLKDRKLLVESMLMDKVIVDYQEDNELDGPGGPTCDYKLKWNPDILQRFIEEGKITKLDKNSTYDPPRHELRGGA; this comes from the coding sequence ATGAACAAAAATCATAAGAAAGCAGTTGGATACATAAGGGTTTCTACGACTATGCAGGTCAAAGAAGGTGAAAGTCTCTCAACACAAAGGCAACAGATAGAAGACTTTGCTAAAGATAAAGGTTGGGAATTAGTCTGCATATATGCCGATGAGGGAATTTCTGGAGCTAAGATTGAATACAGACCTGATTTTAAGAGATTAATTAGCGACGCTAACCAAGGAAAGTTCGAAGTTGTTATCTTCACAAAGCTATCAAGATTTGCACGCAATGCTAGAGAATATATGAACTTGTCTCATGAAATGGAAAAGAACGGTATAACTTTAGTAAGCTTAAAAGAAAACATAGACCCAACAACTACTACAGGCAGAATGATAGCTGGATTTTTAGCCCTATTAGCAGAATGGGAGCGTGATACTATTAAGGAGCAAATGCATGAAAACAAGATGGCTAGGTGGAAAGAGCAACGCACATTTATTGGCAAGCCACCATTCGGCTACTACTGGAATAAAGAAAAGAAACAGCTTGAAATCAATGAAGATGAAGCCAAGGTTTATAACTTGCTAGTTGATATGTATTTGAATCAGAAAATGTCTTTTCAAGACATGTGTATAAGGCTGAAGAAAAATGGAATTAAATGTAAACGTGCAAATTGGAGTAGCACAACAATTAGTTACATACTAAAAAATCCTGCTTACTATGGCAATTATATTGTTAATCAGTACGTATATGAAGATGGAGGAAGGGGGGCTGGTTCAAAAAGAAGTAAAAAGAAAAAACCTAATTCTGAATATATCGCTTATCAGATACCACCTTTAATCCCTAAAAATCAATGGAATAAGATACAAGAACAGACAGAATTTAATAAACGCAAATCTAAACGTTCTGATAAAACAGATGATTTAATATTGCGTGACGTTCTTATATGTGGACGATGTGGAGGACGAATAAAGCCAAGAGTAGGAAATATTAGAAGAGATGGCACTGCACCACGCTATTATGGTTGTTATTGGGCGGGGACAAGTAAAAAGAACTTGATAGCCTCGGGACGCAAAAAGAAATGCAGTCTGCCTTATATTTATACTAAGAATATTGAAAACGCTGTTTGGAGCGATATTTTAATGAAGTTTTCGTTAAATCCGAGCAAAATCTTAGAGCACCTGCTTAATTCTAAAAAACACGAGGATAAAATCAATCAATTAAAGGAAACAATAGCCAGGTTAGAATCGGAGTTTAATAAAAAGGAGAGAGCAAGAAATAATCTCTTTAAATTAACCGAAGAAGATGAAATAAACATCGGTGAGTTAAATGATAGACTAAGAATAAACAAAGACGAGATATTAGCTCTCAAAGGTAGTTTAGATGACACCAAACTCGAATATCAAGAGTTAGTTTCTTTAAATGAAGGCGAGAAGGATATTTTGAATTTTTTACACAATAACAGAAATCTCAAAAGCAAAATAAGAAAGGCTATTTTTAATTTAAACTTAAAAGACCGAAAACTGCTAGTTGAATCTATGTTAATGGATAAAGTCATTGTGGATTATCAGGAGGATAATGAGCTGGACGGACCGGGAGGTCCTACTTGTGACTATAAATTAAAATGGAACCCAGATATTTTGCAAAGGTTTATTGAGGAAGGAAAGATTACCAAATTAGATAAGAATAGTACCTACGATCCTCCCCGACATGAGCTTCGAGGAGGCGCTTGA
- a CDS encoding imelysin family protein, whose amino-acid sequence MLSKKGILVTIVSILFVLSCGGGGSDDSGGGGGGGTNDEFIQSIIDDYVDNVVIPTYDHLRERSATLREACEALEADPTEESLEAAREAWFAARIPWEQSESWLFGPVDFKGHDPALDSWPVNRTDLDAVLSSDAELTEEFVGNLDPTLKGFHTAEYLLFAFDVDELGAREFEYLISVVRDIESTSEELYTDWAGGDEPFGEIMKGAGNNSVFPSQVSALEQIIEGMSIILDEVANGKIAEPFDNQDVEAVESQFSFNSRQDFANDVRGALHAYTGDHPGLGLIGTGLDELVAESDPELAQRMEDEINDAIDAILAIPQPFRDAILDPDAADEIVAAQEACRQAFDTLNNEVLPVIQQ is encoded by the coding sequence ATGCTAAGCAAGAAGGGGATTCTGGTAACGATAGTATCTATTCTTTTCGTTTTAAGCTGCGGCGGCGGGGGGTCCGATGATTCAGGAGGTGGAGGCGGGGGTGGAACGAACGATGAATTCATTCAGAGTATAATCGACGACTATGTAGATAACGTGGTTATACCCACTTACGACCATTTACGCGAACGGTCGGCTACGCTAAGGGAGGCTTGCGAGGCCCTGGAAGCGGATCCGACGGAAGAAAGCCTCGAAGCCGCCCGGGAAGCGTGGTTTGCAGCCAGAATACCCTGGGAGCAGAGCGAGTCCTGGCTCTTCGGGCCTGTAGATTTCAAAGGCCACGATCCCGCACTCGACAGCTGGCCTGTCAACAGGACAGACCTGGACGCAGTTCTTTCGAGCGATGCCGAGCTGACCGAGGAATTTGTCGGGAATCTTGATCCCACGCTCAAGGGGTTCCACACCGCGGAATACCTCCTCTTCGCTTTTGACGTCGACGAGCTCGGCGCAAGGGAATTCGAATACCTCATATCAGTCGTAAGAGATATTGAAAGTACCTCTGAAGAGCTCTACACGGACTGGGCCGGAGGGGACGAGCCGTTCGGGGAGATAATGAAAGGCGCAGGCAATAATTCCGTATTCCCCTCTCAGGTGAGCGCTCTTGAGCAGATAATCGAAGGTATGTCGATCATCCTCGACGAGGTCGCAAACGGCAAGATTGCAGAGCCGTTCGATAACCAGGACGTGGAAGCCGTCGAAAGCCAGTTCAGCTTTAACTCACGCCAGGACTTTGCGAACGACGTTCGCGGTGCGCTGCACGCCTATACCGGAGACCACCCGGGCTTAGGGTTGATCGGCACGGGGCTTGACGAGCTCGTAGCCGAGTCAGACCCGGAGCTTGCTCAGAGGATGGAAGATGAGATCAATGATGCAATTGATGCGATCCTGGCAATCCCCCAGCCGTTCCGTGACGCGATTCTCGACCCGGACGCAGCGGACGAGATCGTCGCCGCCCAGGAAGCCTGCAGGCAGGCTTTCGATACTCTCAACAATGAAGTCCTGCCGGTAATTCAGCAATAA